The following are encoded together in the Zygosaccharomyces rouxii strain CBS732 chromosome C complete sequence genome:
- the SRP102 gene encoding Signal recognition particle receptor subunit beta (similar to uniprot|P36057 Saccharomyces cerevisiae YKL154W SRP102 Signal recognition particle (SRP) receptor beta subunit involved in SRP-dependent protein targeting anchors Srp101p to the ER membrane.), giving the protein MCDIKEEPKFFNRPYCKISKISRRSTRTVLTHISQCVMVSNAVLVAIILVLITTALFTIRTTSSGLIPVSNASKVTNKQPTFIIAGPSESGKTSLFTLLTSDSLRPSVTSLEPNVAHDFKIPITTKTFTGRLIEFPGHLKLRNKLFETLQNSSNIKGLIFVVDATVDPKELTSTAEFLFEILQVTERFPNGVDILIACNKSESFTARPPLKIRSALEKEIERIIIRRQKSLETVNGAEKTDDDGNLQDEPQVFNLGLKDGFKFESLEGNIDAVEGSVIKKNIDRWECWMDERTVN; this is encoded by the coding sequence ATGTGCGATATCAAAGAAGAGccgaaatttttcaataggCCATATTGTAAAATATCGAAGATATCGAGGAGATCGACCAGAACAGTTCTGACCCATATATCTCAGTGCGTCATGGTTAGTAATGCAGTATTAGTAGCGATTATTCTGGTGTTAATAACAACAGCTTTATTTACAATTCGAACTACAAGTAGTGGTTTGATTCCAGTGAGCAATGCCAGTAAAGTAACAAATAAACAACCAACTTTTATCATAGCAGGTCCATCTGAGAGTGGCAAGACTAGTTTATTTACACTGTTGACATCTGACTCGCTAAGACCTTCAGTAACATCCTTAGAGCCCAATGTAGCTCATGATTTTAAGATCCCAATTACAACCAAAACCTTTACTGGCAGATTGATAGAATTCCCAGGCCATTTAAAACTACGCaacaaattgtttgaaactttacaaaattctaGTAATATTAAAGGATTGATCTTCGTTGTAGATGCAACTGTAGACCCAAAGGAACTGACATCGACAGCGGAATTTTTATTcgaaattttacaagttaCTGAAAGATTTCCTAATGGTGTTGATATTTTAATAGCTTGTAACAAATCTGAATCCTTCACCGCAAGACcacctttgaaaattaGATCTGCTCTTGagaaggaaattgaaagaatcattaTTAGAAGgcaaaaatctttggaaaCTGTGAATGGAGCTGAAAAGACAGATGATGATGGGAATTTGCAAGATGAACCACAAGTCTTCAATTTAGGTTTAAAGGATGGCTTCAAATTTGAGTCTCTTGAAGGTAATATTGATGCTGTGGAAGGTAGTGtaataaagaaaaacatTGACAGATGGGAATGTTGGATGGATGAAAGAACGGTTAATTAG
- the NUP192 gene encoding Nup192p (similar to uniprot|P47054 Saccharomyces cerevisiae YJL039C NUP192 Essential structural subunit of the nuclear pore complex (NPC) localizes to the nuclear periphery of nuclear pores homologous to human p205), with protein MRWSATDFQSLYYSIESGSFDESLFQELLTDLQNLNLNENKLKNANSRSQLEKGEFTLENGNTYKVNEQFMVAAINLSDELNLDELVVCELILSDPSTGDEENDDEVSLVSAGKIQYFLRRQFILQIVAFIVNCADADSPVYKKLNSNGILASKILESFKFIHVQLADIKQFVNRAQILDNYTALFQQNVKFKRDFLLREYDVLSQILYGLVDNKTLLKKDYILQILNVASELDANDFFIIYYLPAILHAFHELHNFQDSEVKELHSHFIKELKNESIYAKPVKVALIFVFLAYFIGWCKLDPTKRADLYDFPRDVDEPMTAAVELGAIEQLLVFAADTSEVEKDKSMDLFYDLRSLLERHIPRLVPKQLLDNERELQQNNNFIVNTENTNRGNGSVSNSFQRVVLSEQTQGFFLSTFNEALRTTIADCAFLLTKIKDAEEDSLLSGEDLDLDDISMKADLERFFLTIYFFYSARPEFSKVFWQDKESNAYGFIEWSAKCTDNLMRSCFYLMISSLSYGSENSLSVYHYIGGNNSVSWQIIAQCISDYISKINNLTEKVQLRQQKQESEEVDLTAVAFEEGLNEETVVFISPLLTLVGTVAQNVDEEVKKSLSNLFGDILFEFARLETPLIGACFKTLSELVPKLESERSKFWYSLDSFVFKDTTVTSLPDSYRDIFSSSLTNFSEVVGFLQLFNKLISIESKEENSGHIIFGKLAFPTKLGANYRKAGVWPYFDYIFNEVFVHSTKLHHTLNVRSIQLPILQIIEQALYSFDYSVILDSMAAGVNLDKLVDTEDFFTYIQECPATAAFNYIFTEKVYKCLFEIGDVGVDQLSIDLEHGADQLELIDLSVKIINDVLTYQETYIEELAPIFMRHGRSDYFVPKDFGLHGLRSFYDAIFFNLPSVAHFGLYVGVDDYLLASNSLRILDKISLRHSSEDTQLTVKNKLLVIFDSVDESARIKDAFISQVERPIESLEMLTLKLEVLDFINNNLSYTGRKFTVAHLLLGFQVTNILSVGPDLSTFIGSQTSLLNSLILLLESSLQSMSADRIDYAPMRLAAAALEIILKLCRNPLTSGVVLDYLAERQLFERLIELDLQIDSFTSWDGRFFDTKSPEHIKDFVQSESIGSLLSFLGYRNFFLQYMSLVIHRLSTSGRRSQINSHVDLLTSNSIYSAKIFSFLDSLNFEDLPLDYNSIKGLRLFANLPLNLEKVTFKICCSGNIFDFSEIQSLMNLSERVYVKEPLVNQLVTDGTQVDGIVECARTESSIIRSCITSYLSRKYFMERQLAILHSWVQLVQIIVSDGELSPLTRSNFILEIFGTVVPKINDYLEFDISFSEELVSLAVFLYDVYQKDRISIDNYQTVDNRLYTLFKVCVQGINSPLSSFSLRSDFYVLTNNYLVRMLKDSNLAKQVLRDLKLNYEVLVEIICNDAIYSQGTNRITSIFLLDSLIQLGNLNKENFILDSLVRNTQLLLIIRTIKNVDALLCSPSENISIEDLLYELTAFKSILYLLIRIAESKNGAHALIQNKLFQVIGDCSFLQVDPDLGLELVFDEMSVKSSNLLRVNVSLDSSLFLGKETDGISMFELLVPVFQLISAVLLSMGSSNQPVIFEVKKLLVKFRKLSLGILKRDALKDINSKYRPSVSSSEGLKQMVKLIVMLCTLTGYHGEEKLPQVF; from the coding sequence ATGAGGTGGTCTGCTACAGATTTTCAATCTCTATATTATTCCATTGAATCAGGAAGCTTTGATGAATCATTATTTCAAGAACTTTTAAcagatttacaaaatttaaatcttAATGagaacaaattgaagaatgCCAATAGTAGGTcccaattggaaaagggAGAATTCACATTGGAAAATGGGAATACTTACAAGGTAAATGAACAGTTTATGGTAGCAGCTATAAATTTATCCGATGAATTGAACCTCGATGAATTAGTGGTTTGTGAATTAATTTTATCTGATCCTTCTACaggtgatgaagaaaatgatgatgaggtATCCTTAGTCAGTGCTGGTAAGATTCAATATTTTTTAAGAAGGCAATTTATTTTACAAATCGTTGCGTTTATTGTTAACTGTGCAGATGCTGATAGTCCagtttacaagaaattgaattctaATGGGATTCTAGCatctaaaattttggaatcatTCAAGTTCATACATGTTCAATTGGCAGATATTAAACAGTTTGTTAATAGAGCTCAGATATTGGATAACTACACTGCATTGTTTCAACAAAACGTGAAATTTAAAAGGGATTTCTTACTGAGAGAATACGACGTTTTGAGTCAAATCCTTTATGGATTGGTCGACAATAAAACACTACTGAAGAAGGACTACATTTTACAGATATTAAATGTTGCATCTGAACTTGATGCAAACGATTTTTTCATAATATATTACTTACCAGCAATACTACATGCATTCCATGAGTTACACAACTTCCAGGATTCGGAAGTGAAGGAGCTCCATTCGCATTTCattaaggaattgaaaaatgaatcCATCTATGCAAAACCAGTCAAAGTCGCATTAATCTTTGTGTTCTTAGCATATTTCATTGGATGGTGTAAATTGGATCCAACAAAGAGAGCGGATCTTTATGATTTTCCTAGAGATGTTGATGAACCAATGACTGCAGCAGTTGAATTGGGGGCTATCGAACAGTTGTTGGTCTTTGCAGCTGATACTTCAGAGGtggaaaaggataaaaGTATGGATCTCTTTTACGACTTGAGATCGCTTTTAGAAAGACACATCCCCAGGTTAGTACCGAAACAATTGCTTGACAATGAAAGAGAGTTGCAACAGaataacaattttatcGTTAACACTGAGAATACAAACAGGGGTAATGGTAGTGTTAGTAATAGTTTCCAACGCGTTGTCTTGTCTGAACAGACTCAAGGGTTTTTCCTTTCAACGTTTAATGAAGCACTAAGAACAACAATTGCCGATTGTGCCTTTTTGTTAACCAAGATTAAGGATGCAGAGGAGGATTCTCTGTTGTCGGGAGAAGATCTTGACTTGGACGACATATCGATGAAGGCAGATTTAGAAAGGTTTTTCCTGACAATatatttcttttattcGGCAAGGCCAGAATTTTCGAAAGTGTTTTGGCAAGATAAAGAATCCAACGCATATGGCTTTATCGAATGGTCCGCTAAATGTACCGATAACCTCATGAGGTCATGTTTCTATTTGATGATTTCGAGTCTTTCATATGGTTCAGAAAATTCCCTGAGTGTCTATCATTATATTGGCGGCAACAACAGTGTGTCCTGGCAAATAATTGCTCAATGTATCAGTGATTATATTTCCAAGATCAATAATTTGACAGAAAAGGTACAACTAAGGCAACAAAAGCAAGAGTCAGAAGAAGTCGATTTGACAGCTGTTGCATTCGAAGAAGGCCTCAATGAGGAAACCGTTGTCTTCATTTCACCATTATTGACACTTGTTGGGACAGTGGCCCAaaatgttgatgaagaggtTAAAAAGTCATTATCAAACCTCTTTGGTGATATCCTATTTGAGTTTGCTCGACTAGAGACACCACTGATTGGGGCTTGTTTTAAAACCCTGAGCGAATTGGTTCCCAAACTAGAATCAGaaagatccaaattttggtattcTTTGGATTCATTTGTCTTTAAAGACACAACTGTCACTTCTCTGCCAGATTCTTACAGAGATATTTTCAGTTCCTCTTTGACGAATTTCTCAGAGGTTGTTGGGTTTTTACAgcttttcaataaattaATATCCATCGAATCCAAAGAGGAAAATAGTGGGCACATaatatttggtaaattggcATTCCCAACTAAACTTGGTGCTAATTACCGTAAGGCGGGGGTATGGCCTTATTTTGACTACATCTTCAATGAAGTGTTTGTACATTCAACTAAACTGCACCATACTTTGAACGTTAGGTCAATCCAACTTCCCATACTTCAGATTATTGAACAGGCATTGTATTCCTTTGATTATAGCGTAATCTTAGACTCAATGGCTGCTGGTGTTAATCTCGATAAATTGGTGGATACAGAGGATTTCTTCACTTATATTCAGGAATGTCCTGCAACGGCTGCGTTTAACTATATCTTCACGGAGAAGGTTTACAAGTGTCTTTTTGAGATTGGAGATGTGGGCGTTGATCAGTTGTCAATCGATTTGGAACATGGGGCTGATCAACTAGAATTAATAGACCTTTCTgttaaaatcatcaatgACGTTCTTACTTATCAAGAAACTTATATTGAGGAACTGGCGCCTATATTTATGAGACATGGTAGAAGTGATTATTTTGTACCCAAGGATTTTGGTCTACATGGTCTACGTTCTTTTTACGATGctatatttttcaatttaccatcagtTGCGCATTTTGGTCTATACGTAGGAGTGGATGATTACCTTCTGGCCTCCAATTCATTACGGATATTGGATAAGATATCTTTGCGTCATTCCAGTGAAGATACTCAACTCACAGTGAAGAACAAGTTGCTAGTTATTTTCGATTCAGTCGATGAATCCGCTAGAATTAAAGATGCTTTTATTTCTCAGGTAGAAAGGCCTATTGAAAGTCTAGAGATGTTGACACTCAAATTGGAAGTTTTAGActtcatcaacaacaacttATCGTACACTGGTCGAAAGTTTACCGTGGCACATTTGCTTTTAGGGTTCCAAGTTACCAATATTTTATCAGTCGGACCAGATTTATCGACATTTATTGGTTCCCAGACTTCACTTTTGAACTCTCTCATTTTACTTCTAGAATCTTCCCTACAATCCATGAGTGCCGATAGGATTGATTACGCTCCAATGAGActtgctgctgctgctttGGAGatcattttgaaactttgcAGGAATCCTTTAACTTCGGGCGTGGTACTAGACTACCTCGCAGAGAGGCAGCTATTCGAAAGATTGATTGAGCTCGATCTGCAAATTGACAGCTTCACCTCTTGGGACGGAAGATTTTTTGACACTAAATCCCCTGAACATATCAAGGATTTTGTACAGAGCGAGTCCATTGGATCTTTGCTCTCTTTTCTGGGTTATAGGAACTTTTTCCTGCAATATATGAGTTTAGTGATTCATCGCTTGTCTACGAGTGGCCGCAGATCTCAAATCAATTCTCATGTCGATTTACTCACTTCCAACTCCATTTATTCAGCGAAGATATTTTCTTTCCTAGATAGCCTGAATTTTGAGGATTTACCGCTTGATTACAACTCCATAAAGGGATTGAGATTATTTGCTAATCTTCCActgaatttggaaaaagtCACATTCAAGATATGCTGCTCAGGGaatatttttgattttagTGAAATTCAGTCTTTAATGAATTTGTCTGAGAGGGTTTATGTGAAGGAACCTTTGGTCAACCAGCTGGTTACTGATGGGACTCAGGTTGATGGTATTGTCGAATGTGCTCGAACTGAATCTTCGATTATTCGCTCTTGCATAACAAGTTATTTGAGTCGCAAGTATTTCATGGAACGTCAATTAGCTATTTTGCATTCTTGGGTCCAACTGGTTCAAATTATTGTATCGGATGGTGAGCTTTCACCTTTGACTCGCTCGAATTTtatcttggaaatcttCGGTACAGTGGTCCCCAAAATCAATGATTACcttgaatttgatatcTCATTTTCAGAAGAGCTGGTTTCATTGGCGGTGTTTTTGTATGACGTTTACCAGAAAGATCGGATTTCTATTGATAATTATCAGACGGTGGATAATAGGTTGTACACTCTGTTCAAAGTTTGTGTCCAGGGTATCAATTCGCCCCTTTCATCCTTTTCTCTCAGATCTGATTTTTACGTTCTAACCAATAATTACCTTGTTAGAATGTTGAAAGATTCCAACTTGGCTAAGCAGGTATTGcgagatttgaaattgaattacGAAGTTTTGGTGGAAATTATTTGCAATGATGCAATTTATAGTCAAGGAACAAACAGAATTACTAGCATTTTCCTATTGGATTCTCTCATTCAGTTGGGTAATTTGAATAAGGAAAACTTCATACTCGATTCTCTGGTGAGAAATACACAATTACTTTTGATTATTCGTACCATTAAAAATGTTGACGCTTTACTATGTTCTCCATCTGAAAATATCAGTATTGAAGATCTTCTTTACGAATTAACGGCATTCAAGAGTATACTTTACCTATTGATTCGTATTGCAGAAAGCAAGAATGGTGCACACGCATTAATACAAAACAAATTATTTCAAGTTATTGGAGATTGCTCATTTTTGCAAGTAGATCCAGACTTAGGTTTGGAGTTAGTTTTTGATGAGATGTCCGTCAAGAGCTCCAATTTACTAAGAGTTAACGTGAGTTTAGACAGTTCTCTATTTTTGGGTAAAGAAACTGATGGGATTTCTATGTTTGAATTACTCGTTCCCGTTTTCCAACTGATTTCGGCTGTGTTATTAAGTATGGGCAGTTCTAATCAACCTGTAATCTTCGAGGTGAAGAAACTTTTGGTGAAGTTTAGAAAACTTTCTTTGGGTATATTGAAGAGGGACGCTTTGAAAGATATAAACTCCAAGTATCGTCCTTCAGTATCAAGCTCTGAAGGATTGAAGCAGATGGTAAAACTGATTGTGATGTTATGTACATTGACAGGCTATCATGGGGAGGAGAAGCTTCCTCAagtattttaa
- a CDS encoding uncharacterized protein (conserved hypothetical protein), with protein MKTSEDSTMNRFLLLTSAFIYYIIWLLLPVFELDGKTALFPLPSAYAVYLPIMLLIIGFTLIGTFLGSLLLFNNEIELVTKS; from the coding sequence ATGAAAACGAGTGAAGATTCAACCATGAATCGATTTCTACTTCTTACAAGTGCATTTATCTATTATATCATATGGCTACTCTTACCAGTATTTGAATTGGATGGTAAAACTGCGCTTTTCCCGCTACCGAGTGCTTATGCAGTTTATTTACCTATTATGCTTTTAATCATAGGATTTACTCTTATAGGTACATTTTTAGGATCTCTATTACTATTTAATAATGAAATAGAACTCGTTACGAAATCATGA
- the RSM22 gene encoding tRNA methyltransferase RSM22 (similar to uniprot|P36056 Saccharomyces cerevisiae YKL155C RSM22 Mitochondrial ribosomal protein of the small subunit): protein MLRSISLRIWSSYRLSSTFSKDTLKSVNIDFNNGNYHGKVVDENQNDSQVIDRDALFAQNIDSGYRNESGEPVQGKNSQEARLTPQTLVARTYRGQLGLDTNVSKAINNHILSLQIPNNTRRLSSQYFVEMRQSKVHRPTRTKMEVDSHIASIFLQNYGAIYQSLAELRKRVGAQNFQPKKILDVGYGPATGMVALNDLMGNDFQPELKEAVILGHLDMEKKAKIILSRQINEIPQDVLKEEEEQQQQQDDINEEDELVGEVMTKKIKINTKLRDTIPSSRQYDLIILTHQLLKSEERFPIQIDVNLEHYLSMLAPGGHLVIVERGNPLGFETIARARQIMVRPENYPDEHGKIPRPYNRGSSKNYSVEYEKGANSEEVEEAQRLIAELDEQFGSVKDEELEFEPELMDSIAEKGRGDENNNYHLKIIAPCPHHRKCPLQIGKPQYYEYPEGKNLKFCNFQKSITRPKFTMEHKKGKMLATPWQEPTDGIGKKGLAKPGTGRPNGRNYEILNYSYLIVERSSTDEQTLQDIETQRSAQTTYELGSLGDNTQSTWPRIIKQPLKRKGHVTMDLCGSSGELEKWIVPKSFGKEAYHDARKASKGDLWGLDAKTKMKSVVNFNVAKFQAIEKELIKQKKREAKRKDREVSEVYNEITHGENGDVDTLAQVLAHEYQRNRGKKDKKRED from the coding sequence ATGCTTAGATCGATAAGTCTAAGGATCTGGTCAAGCTATCGACTCAGTTCCACATTCTCAAAGGATACTCTCAAGAGTGTGAATATTGACTTTAACAATGGGAATTACCACGGTAAAGTAGTTGATGAGAATCAAAATGATTCACAAGTGATTGATAGAGATGCATTATTTGCCCAAAATATTGATTCTGGATATAGAAATGAATCAGGTGAACCTGTACAGGGCAAAAATTCCCAAGAGGCAAGACTGACTCCACAAACTCTAGTAGCAAGAACTTATAGAGGTCAACTGGGGCTTGATACCAACGTTTCTAAAGCCATTAATAACCACATTTTGTCTTTACAGATTCCAAATAATACAAGAAGATTATCATCTCAGTATTTTGTGGAGATGCGCCAGAGTAAAGTGCATAGACCtacaagaacaaagatGGAAGTCGATTCTCACATTGCATCAATctttttacaaaattatGGTGCCATATATCAAAGTTTAGCTGAACTTAGGAAAAGGGTAGGAgctcaaaattttcaaccaaagaaaatattAGACGTCGGGTATGGTCCTGCTACAGGTATGGTAGCATTAAACGATCTTATGGGTAACGATTTCCAACCAGAATTAAAGGAAGCAGTGATCTTAGGACATTTAGATATGGAGAAAAAAGCCAAAATTATACTGAGTCGACAAATAAATGAAATTCCACAAGATgttttaaaagaagaagaagaacaacaacagcaacaagATGACATTAACgaagaggatgaattaGTTGGTGAAGTGATGActaaaaagattaaaattAATACCAAACTAAGAGATACGATACCAAGCTCAAGGCAGTACGATTTAATCATTCTAACGCATCAGTTATTGAAAAGTGAAGAACGATTCCCGATCCAAATCGATGTTAATTTAGAGCACTATCTAAGTATGCTGGCTCCTGGTGGACATCTAGTGATTGTTGAAAGAGGTAATCCGTTGGGTTTTGAAACAATCGCTCGTGCTAGACAAATTATGGTTAGACCAGAAAATTATCCCGATGAGCATGGTAAAATTCCAAGACCATATAACCGCGGATCatccaagaattacagCGTAGAATATGAAAAGGGTGCGAATAGtgaagaagtggaagaagcGCAAAGGTTGATTGCAGAACTTGATGAGCAGTTCGGTTCAGTAAAAGACGAAGAACTTGAATTCGAGCCTGAGTTAATGGATTCTATAGCCGAGAAGGGAAGaggtgatgaaaataaCAATTATCATTTAAAGATTATTGCACCTTGTCCTCACCACAGGAAATGTCCATTGCAGATTGGCAAACCACAGTATTACGAATATCCAGAAGGTAAGAATCTAAAGTTTTgtaatttccaaaaatcaattacaagacCTAAATTCACCATGGAACATAAAAAGGGTAAAATGCTAGCGACGCCATGGCAGGAGCCCACTGATGGTATTGGTAAAAAGGGTTTAGCTAAACCCGGTACAGGTAGACCTAATGGACGTAATTATGAGATTTTAAACTACTCGTATTTGATTGTGGAACGCTCCAGTACGGATGAACAAACTTTACAAGACATCGAAACGCAACGTTCAGCTCAAACTACTTACGAGCTCGGATCCCTAGGTGACAATACCCAATCTACATGGCCAAGAATAATAAAGCAACCATTAAAGCGTAAGGGCCATGTTACAATGGATCTCTGTGGTTCATCaggtgaattggaaaagtgGATTGTACCAAAATCCTTCGGTAAGGAGGCCTACCACGACGCACGTAAGGCGAGTAAAGGTGACCTTTGGGGGTTAGATGCCAAgacaaagatgaaaagtGTTGTTAATTTCAATGTTGCTAAATTCCaagcaattgaaaaggaattgattaaacagaagaagagagagGCCAAGAGAAAAGATCGTGAAGTTTCTGAAGTCTACAACGAAATAACCCATGGCGAAAATGGTGACGTAGATACATTGGCACAAGTTTTGGCTCATGAATACCAACGTAATAGAGGCAAAAAGGATAAGAAGAGAGAAGATTGA